A region of Argentina anserina chromosome 5, drPotAnse1.1, whole genome shotgun sequence DNA encodes the following proteins:
- the LOC126795764 gene encoding uncharacterized protein LOC126795764 translates to MVVHLLFLVVYYLRAVFRFWSSRDDNTIQYFRIHWTYHSNKNSCHFNELYRILTWIRNAIRSNVEVFDLQLDTTHQTVLLLPSWFFHCPSLKSLLFDFGGNFLKWPSPSCFSVLCNLRVLKLKNVTLEGEDYFFKWISCSCNTFKVLHLEEVHAITYMTIESLSLESFSFVQHHSGHFSHLEVICPKLEVIHITWKFYWSRKRLLHICTPNLKFLKWGGFMLDHVNLGDLMYLEKAEIFLEVMTTLSAFYIHTDQFFRSYRLKENAVSTHSMNYWASQNLSCINRLEEVRIELSGANEGEFEYYRPEN, encoded by the exons ATGGTTGTTCATCTTCTTTTCCTAGTTGTGTACTACTTGCGGGCAGTTTTCAG GTTTTGGAGTAGCCGTGATGATAATACGATTCAATACTTTCGAATTCATTGGACTTATCATAGTAACAAAAATTCATGCCATTTTAATGAGCTTTATAGGATACTCACATGGATCAGAAATGCAATAAGGAGCAATGTTGAAGTGTTTGATCTTCAGCTCGATACAACACATCAGACAGTCTTATTGTTGCCATCTTGGTTCTTTCATTGCCCATCTTTGAAATCTCTACTTTTCGACTTTGGAGGGAACTTTCTCAAATGGCCTTCCCCTTCTTGTTTTTCTGTTCTGTGTAATCTCCGAGTCTTGAAGTTAAAAAATGTCACATTAGAAGGAGAGGACTACTTTTTCAAATGGATCTCATGTTCCTGTAACACCTTCAAGGTGTTACATCTTGAAGAAGTTCACGCGATAACATATATGACGATTGAAAGCTTGTCTTTGGAATCATTTAGTTTTGTGCAACATCATTCTGGTCATTTCAGCCATCTTGAAGTAATATGTCCGAAATTAGAAGTTATACATATTACATGGAAGTTTTATTGGAGTAGAAAGAGATTGTTACATATCTGTACTCCAAATCttaaatttttgaaatggGGTGGTTTTATGTTGGATCATGTGAATCTGGGGGATCTAATGTACCTAGAAAAGGCTGAGATTTTTCTAGA AGTAATGACAACTTTGAGTGCTTTCTATATACACACTGATCAATTCTTTAGAAGCTATCGTTTAAAGGAAAACGCT GTGTCCACACATAGCATGAATTACTGGGCATCCCAAAACCTTTCCTGTATTAATCGGCTTGAGGAGGTGAGAATAGAGCTTTCTGGTGCCAATGAAGGGGAATTTGAATATTACAGAcccgaaaattga
- the LOC126795329 gene encoding NAD(P)H-quinone oxidoreductase subunit T, chloroplastic, producing MAFAAAASHASHTLSLLGSPKPTRATTRTSNRLQVNHARATFLVHASTSSPSSQAEGPSKRGRPPPGVDTRIHWENEDEGWIGGSSSKSTSKTQQQVEQEQNRDVWGNKFADLLDDSADSHYQFLGVSAEADLEEIKAAYRRLSKEYHPDTTSLPLKTASDKFVRLREIYDVLSDEESRRFYNWTLAQEAASRQAEIMRLRLEDPYEKEVETYEPIPDMVDRLGGKNMALGDQATTALTIDIFIIIFAICCIVYVILFKEPYY from the exons ATGGCTTTCGCAGCTGCTGCTTCTCATGCTTCACACACTTTGAGCTTACTCGGTAGCCCAAAACCAACAAGAGCAACTACTAGAACTTCGAACCGCCTGCAGGTGAATCACGCTCGTGCTACTTTTCTTGTGCACGCATCAACCTCATCACCATCTTCACAAGCGGAGGGTCCAAGCAAACGAGGAAGACCGCCGCCGGGAGTCGATACCAGAATCCATTGGGAAAATGAAGATGAAGGATGGATTGGAGGAAGCAGCAGCAAGAGTACTAGTAAAACGCAACAGCAAGTAGAGCAAGAGCAGAACAGGGATGTCTGGGGAAACAAGTTTGCTGATTTGCTTGATGACTCGGCTGATTCTCACTACCA ATTTTTAGGAGTGTCAGCAGAAGCTGATCTAGAAGAAATCAAAGCTGCTTATAGAAGACTGTCCAAAGAGTACCATCCAGACACCACTTCTCTTCCACTAAAGACTGCGTCCGACAAGTTTGTGAGGCTAAGAGAAATTTATGATGTGCTGAGTGATGAAGAGAGCCGCAGGTTTTACAACTGGACACTGGCTCAAGAGGCTGCAAGCCGTCAGGCTGAGATTATGAGATTGAGGTTGGAGGATCCTTATGAGAAAGAAGTGGAGACATATGAACCTATCCCCGATATGGTGGATCGTCTTGGTGGAAAGAATATGGCCCTTGGCGATCAAGCAACGACTGCTCTAACCATTGATATTTTCATAATCATCTTTGCTATTTGTTGCATTGTATATGTGATTCTATTCAAGGAGCCATATTACTAG
- the LOC126793348 gene encoding LOW QUALITY PROTEIN: O-fucosyltransferase 9-like (The sequence of the model RefSeq protein was modified relative to this genomic sequence to represent the inferred CDS: inserted 3 bases in 2 codons) has product MMRVWNSKVHEVWKPCIPKDIPKAELPKSNGLFIIEANGGLNQQRLSVALDAVAVAGLLNATLLIPIFHLWRDLSHFGNIFDEDFFIHALRNHVNVVRELPEDILQQFDNNISNIVNLRVKGWSSSTHYLRKVLPKLKDMGAVRFAPFSNRLAHAVPSDVQTLXLANFEALRFSDSIRLLADKMVDRMVKSSADSRGKYVSVHLRFEEDMVAFSCCEYDGGAEEKHEMDIARERSWRGKFRRSRIIRPGANRIDGKCPLTPLEVGMMLRGMGFDNTTSVYIAAGKIYKAEKYMAPLKQMFPRLHMKGTLATSEEFAPLKGHSSRLAALDYTVCLHSEVFVTTQGGNFPHFLMGHRRYLYGGHSKTIKPDKRKLALMFDNPSIRWEDFKRQMQDMLRXSDQKGVEVKVKPSASLYTFPMPDCMCKEGEAIYENSNTTTLTLNT; this is encoded by the exons ATGATGAGAGTGTGGAACTCAAAGGTGCATGAAGTATGGAAGCCTTGTATTCCAAAAGACATTCCGAAAGCAG AATTACCAAAGTCAAACGGTTTATTCATAATTGAAGCAAACGGTGGGTTGAACCAGCAACGGTTATCGGTAG CCCTAGATGCAGTTGCTGTGGCTGGACTCCTAAATGCAACTCTTCTGATTCCGATCTTTCATCTTTGGAGGGACTTGAG TCACTTTGGGAACATATTCGATGAGGATTTCTTCATCCATGCTCTCAGAAATCACGTTAATGTGGTCAGGGAACTCCCAGAAGATATACTTCAGCAGTTTGACAATAATATAAGcaacattgtgaatttgagagtgaaaGGTTGGTCAAGTTCAACTCACTATCTCCGTAAGGTCCTCCCGAAGTTAAAGGATATGGG GGCCGTGCGCTTTGCACCTTTTTCAAATAGATTGGCTCATGCAGTTCCTTCAGATGTCCAAACCC TTTTAGCCAATTTTGAAGCACTGAGATTCTCAGATTCAATAAGGCTGCTTGCAGATAAAATGGTTGATCGAATGGTCAAAAGTAGCGCCGACAGTAGAGGCAAATATGTTTCAGTACATCTTCGCTTTGAAGA GGATATGGTTGCATTTTCATGCTGTGAATATGATGGTGGGGCAGAAGAGAAACATGAAATGGATATTGCTCGAGAAAGAAGCTGGAGAGGAAAATTCAGGAGGAGTAGAATAATAAGGCCAGGTGCAAATCGTATTGATGGGAAATGCCCTTTAACACCATTAGAG GTAGGAATGATGCTCAGGGGCATGGGATTTGATAATACCACCTCAGTATACATTGCGGCTGGTAAAATTTATAAAGCAGAAAAGTACATGGCTCCCCTTAAACAGATGTTTCCACGCTTGCACATGAAAGGCACACTGGCCACTTCAGAAGAATTTGCCCCTTTAAAG GGCCACTCATCTAGGTTGGCTGCTCTTGATTACACGGTGTGCCTCCATAGTGAAGTTTTTGTCACCACTCAGGGGGGTAATTTTCCCCACTTCCTGATGGGCCACAGGCGCTATCTTTATGGAGGACATTCGAAGACAATCAAGCCTGATAAGCGTAAATTGGCACTGATGTTTGATAATCCTAGTAT TAGATGGGAAGATTTTAAGCGACAGATGCAAGACATGCTTAG CAGTGACCAGAAGGGTGTTGAAGTAAAGGT GAAACCCAGTGCGTCACTTTATACATTTCCCATGCCAGACTGTATGTGTAAGGAAGGAGAAGCTATATATGAAAATAGTAACACAACAACATTGACTTTGAATACGTAA
- the LOC126793276 gene encoding transcription repressor MYB6-like, whose protein sequence is MGRSPCCEKAHTNKGAWTKEEDQRLIDYIRIHGEGCWRSLPKQAGLLRCGKSCRLRWINYLRPDLKRGNFTEEEDELIIKLHSLLGNKWSLIAGRLPGRTDNEIKNYWNTHIKRKLLTRGLDPQTHRPLNETAAAATTAAASRLDFRNGSPPFLSVEKINSLMDQTNFKNNNNSSKILLFQPKKEEEYTNTLEEANCSSSGTTTEEDQQQQQKPDVMYKCGDLNLDLSIGLEPFQSEPTRASSGNSAESKLTHRTHKNYEMFAQAAAVCLCCQVGFQSSEACRSCQCANRFYRFHRPLNP, encoded by the exons ATGGGGAGGTCACCTTGTTGTGAGAAAGCTCATACAAATAAAGGAGCTTGGACCAAAGAAGAAGACCAACGCCTCATCGACTACATCCGCATCCACGGCGAGGGTTGCTGGCGCTCCCTTCCTAAACAAGCTG GGTTGCTTAGATGCGGCAAGAGCTGCCGGCTCAGGTGGATAAACTACCTCCGGCCTGATCTCAAGCGTGGGAATTTCaccgaagaagaagacgagcTCATTATCAAGCTACACAGCTTACTCGGAAACAA ATGGTCTCTAATTGCGGGACGTTTACCTGGACGAACCGACAATGAAATCAAAAACTACTGGAACACCCACATCAAGAGAAAGCTCCTCACCCGCGGCCTCGACCCTCAAACCCACCGCCCCCTGAACGAAACTGCCGCCGCCGCTACCACCGCGGCAGCTTCTCGGTTGGATTTCAGAAACGGGTCTCCGCCGTTTTTGTCAGTCGAGAAAATTAACAGCCTGATGGATCAAACCAACttcaagaacaacaacaacagcagcAAGATTCTTCTGTTCCAAcccaagaaagaagaagagtacACCAACACTTTAGAAGAGGCCAATTGCAGCAGCAGTGGCACAACAACAGAAGAAGAccagcaacaacaacagaaGCCAGATGTCATGTACAAGTGTGGTGACCTAAACTTGGACCTTTCTATAGGGCTGGAGCCGTTTCAGTCCGAGCCAACTCGGGCATCCTCCGGAAACTCGGCCGAGTCGAAACTGACTCACCGGACTCATAAAAATTACGAGATGTTTGCTCAGGCGGCGGCGGTGTGTCTGTGTTGCCAGGTGGGGTTTCAGAGTAGTGAGGCATGTAGGAGTTGTCAGTGCGCAAATAGATTCTACAGATTTCACAGACCCTTGAATCCTTAG
- the LOC126795261 gene encoding uncharacterized protein LOC126795261, with translation MMSCSVASTGSLFSSELLPTRSSQRLRPGSLSWVSSFPLMNISMTSARLPASPTPNNMSIVCAAYTRRSRGEAGKRPNRKSWKQKKDMYMRPFLLNVFFSKKFIHAKVMHRGTSKVISVATTNAKDLRTNLPSLTDHNACRVIGRLIAERSKEADVYALSYEPRKDERIEGKLGIVLDIIKENGILFV, from the exons ATGATGTCTTGTTCAGTTGCATCAACTGGGTCGCTGTTCTCTTCCGAATTGCTCCCAACTCGTTCTTCGCAGCGACTTAGACCAGGTTCGCTTTCATGGGTTTCTTCGTTTCCTCTCATGAACATTTCAATGACCTCCGCAAGACTCCCTGCCTCTCCCACACCCAACAAT ATGTCAATTGTATGTGCTGCATATACCCGGAGATCTCGGGGTGAAGCTGGTAAAAGACCAAACAGGAAGTCATGGAAACAGAAGAAAGACATGTATATGAGGCCGTTTTTGCTAAATGTATTCTTTTCCAAAAAATTTATTCATGCAAAAGTGATGCATCGGGGAACAAGCAAAGTCATATCAGTTGCTACCACGAATGCAAAGGATCTTCGGACTAATTTACCATCCCTGACAGATCACAATGCATGCCGAGTTATTGGGAGGCTTATTGCTGAACGATCCAAGGAGGCAGATGTATATGCATTGTCTTATGAACCCAGGAAAGATGAAAGAATTGAAGGTAAGCTCGGGATTGTACTTGATATCATCAAAGAAAATGGCATCTTATTTGTTTGA